A window of Infirmifilum lucidum contains these coding sequences:
- a CDS encoding adenylate kinase: MKLVFIGPPGVGKGTYAQAVREKYGIPHISTGDIFREEIKKGSELGARVKEYMDRGLLVPDDLVIEVVKRRLQEEDCKRGFILDGFPRTLPQALTLEEFARPDLVLNFVAREEVIIERLSGRRVCSVCGAIYHVKYMPPKVPGVCDKCGGALIVRRDDQPEVVKERLRVFREQFAPIIQFYEERDRLVTVDASEQAPVVIPRVLEILEKRFKGVQ, encoded by the coding sequence ATGAAACTTGTATTTATAGGTCCTCCAGGGGTGGGGAAGGGGACGTACGCGCAAGCCGTGAGGGAGAAGTACGGCATCCCGCACATATCTACTGGGGATATTTTCCGGGAAGAGATCAAGAAGGGGAGCGAGCTGGGAGCGCGCGTAAAAGAGTACATGGATAGGGGCCTTCTAGTCCCGGACGACCTCGTAATCGAGGTCGTAAAGAGGAGGTTGCAGGAGGAAGACTGCAAGCGGGGTTTTATACTGGACGGCTTCCCCCGGACACTCCCGCAGGCACTCACACTCGAGGAGTTCGCCAGGCCGGACTTAGTTCTAAACTTTGTTGCCAGAGAAGAAGTCATAATAGAGAGGCTGAGCGGCCGCAGAGTATGCTCTGTGTGCGGGGCAATATACCACGTGAAGTACATGCCTCCCAAGGTTCCAGGGGTCTGCGATAAGTGCGGGGGAGCGCTTATCGTGAGGCGTGACGACCAGCCAGAGGTGGTTAAAGAGAGACTGAGGGTCTTTCGTGAGCAGTTCGCCCCAATCATACAGTTCTACGAGGAAAGGGACAGGCTTGTAACTGTAGACGCAAGCGAGCAGGCTCCAGTAGTAATCCCCAGAGTCCTAGAGATCCTAGAGAAACGCTTCAAGGGCGTTCAGTAG
- a CDS encoding TldD/PmbA family protein codes for MPWNYEDLVLKALDIGSSLGAQYVEARYHRHARSSIFSRNGEVIGAESSVAEGIAVRVIAGGALGFSSTNLLTDEGVRKAVEDAVKKARSHGKLMKRPIEFSHERLGRVTYEVNEAKPFGNVTVEEKVSYLSDLWKHVSSSTSAARVATLTTWMGESTEEKIVANTDGAFIRSRIPRLSIGYNIVVTLPAKGTIQRFFSHGASGGYELLSKWNVIGYLPGDAKTFEKIILEAKSPPTDRPIDVVVGSEIVGLMVHESCGHPSEADRILGREAAQAGKSFIKPNMLGEKIGSEYATVIDDPTIPGSNGFYLYDDEGVPARPRYLYKEGRINEFLHNRWTARLFGVNSNAASRAMNHESEPIIRMANTYFKPGDYTFDELLEGVKFGVYIKSYMEWNIDDERWSQRYGGLEAYLIENGELKGLVRNPVLELTTRTFYSSVDAADKNLEFYAGTCGKGEPMQGVPVWFGGPNVRIRNVMLRVIAQ; via the coding sequence ATGCCATGGAACTACGAAGATCTCGTTCTGAAAGCACTGGACATAGGGTCTAGTCTCGGCGCCCAGTACGTGGAGGCCAGGTACCACAGGCACGCGAGGAGTAGTATCTTCTCGAGGAACGGGGAAGTCATTGGGGCGGAGTCCTCCGTTGCGGAAGGGATAGCTGTAAGGGTAATTGCGGGAGGCGCGCTCGGGTTCTCCTCTACGAACCTACTCACGGACGAAGGGGTTCGAAAGGCAGTTGAAGACGCTGTGAAAAAAGCACGGTCCCACGGCAAGCTGATGAAAAGGCCCATCGAGTTCTCCCATGAGAGGCTCGGAAGAGTAACGTACGAGGTCAACGAGGCGAAGCCCTTTGGGAATGTTACAGTCGAGGAAAAAGTCTCATACTTGTCTGACCTGTGGAAGCACGTTAGCTCGTCTACCTCAGCAGCGCGCGTAGCGACGCTGACGACGTGGATGGGTGAGAGCACGGAGGAGAAGATAGTCGCGAACACGGATGGAGCGTTCATAAGGAGCAGGATCCCGCGCCTCTCCATAGGATATAACATTGTAGTGACTCTACCCGCGAAGGGGACTATTCAGCGCTTCTTCTCGCATGGGGCGTCAGGCGGCTACGAGCTCCTAAGCAAGTGGAACGTTATCGGCTACCTCCCAGGTGACGCTAAGACTTTCGAGAAGATAATACTCGAGGCCAAGTCGCCGCCCACGGACAGACCCATAGACGTGGTAGTAGGGAGCGAGATCGTAGGGCTAATGGTTCACGAGAGCTGCGGCCACCCGAGCGAGGCTGACAGGATACTCGGCCGTGAAGCCGCGCAAGCTGGGAAGAGCTTCATCAAGCCCAATATGCTGGGCGAGAAGATTGGCAGCGAGTACGCCACGGTGATCGACGACCCCACGATACCGGGCAGCAACGGCTTTTACCTCTACGATGACGAGGGCGTCCCAGCACGCCCGAGGTACCTCTACAAGGAAGGCAGGATCAACGAGTTCCTGCACAACAGGTGGACAGCCCGGCTCTTCGGGGTGAACAGCAACGCCGCGTCCAGGGCGATGAACCACGAGTCCGAGCCCATCATCAGGATGGCGAACACGTACTTCAAGCCAGGCGACTACACATTCGATGAGTTGCTTGAAGGAGTCAAGTTCGGCGTGTACATCAAGAGCTACATGGAGTGGAACATCGACGACGAGCGGTGGAGTCAGAGGTACGGCGGCCTGGAGGCCTACCTCATCGAAAACGGCGAGTTGAAAGGTCTTGTGAGGAACCCTGTCCTGGAGCTCACGACGAGGACATTCTACAGCAGTGTTGACGCGGCCGACAAAAACCTGGAGTTCTACGCCGGCACTTGCGGTAAGGGCGAGCCGATGCAGGGCGTCCCCGTCTGGTTCGGAGGCCCAAACGTTAGGATACGTAATGTTATGTTAAGGGTGATCGCGCAATGA
- a CDS encoding TldD/PmbA family protein produces the protein MSQLVEIGRKVKERALSIGFEEVAVSVSSSNSVMVKFANSEPSVVQNWASLEINVYVAKNQRILGTSAPVSSLEDAYKILENLYNMHSRLPPSMLYAPLPEPGKPSPLQGLVDKKLVEAVSDPSGISEAVVEAVNRYKIDYFAGMLQVSHDKKALVTSKSAELQEESTYIKMYIRAFAGEGSGQWSLGSRRLDIRRIEEVAETAADFAYRSRAQEDVPPGRYNILLSPMVAGNLLNYVAEMALAHSVLMGSSIFMNKQPGDRVASEVFTLEDAPNLVELPGSTSFDDEGVPTYNKPIIEKGVLKTLLHNTKTATKFGAKTTGNAGLVFPRLWALNVPRGDYKFEELLEEMKNGLIVTNNWYTRLQNYVEGTFSTITRDAIFIVKDGEIAGAARKLRIADSFPRLLQNIVALGDTPYDMYWWEVDVPTRTPYLLVKDLGTSKHTA, from the coding sequence ATGAGCCAGTTAGTGGAGATCGGGAGGAAGGTTAAGGAGAGGGCCCTTTCAATAGGCTTCGAGGAAGTTGCCGTGAGCGTGTCTTCGAGCAACAGTGTAATGGTCAAGTTCGCAAATAGTGAGCCTAGCGTTGTCCAGAACTGGGCTTCCCTCGAGATAAACGTTTACGTTGCCAAGAACCAGAGAATCCTCGGGACAAGCGCTCCCGTTAGCTCTCTAGAGGACGCTTACAAAATCCTCGAAAACCTCTACAACATGCACTCGCGGCTGCCGCCAAGCATGCTCTACGCCCCCCTTCCCGAGCCCGGGAAACCATCTCCACTTCAAGGCCTAGTAGACAAAAAACTTGTCGAAGCCGTGAGTGATCCCTCGGGCATATCGGAAGCTGTAGTTGAGGCTGTAAACCGCTACAAAATAGACTACTTCGCGGGAATGCTGCAAGTCTCACACGACAAAAAAGCGCTGGTTACGAGCAAGAGTGCGGAGCTCCAGGAGGAGTCGACATACATTAAAATGTATATACGGGCATTCGCAGGCGAGGGCTCTGGGCAGTGGTCCCTGGGCTCTAGAAGGCTTGACATCAGGAGGATCGAAGAAGTCGCCGAAACTGCTGCGGACTTCGCCTACCGCTCCAGGGCTCAGGAAGACGTCCCTCCCGGGAGGTACAATATACTCCTCTCGCCGATGGTCGCCGGCAACCTGCTAAACTACGTAGCTGAAATGGCTCTAGCCCACAGCGTCCTCATGGGGAGCTCCATCTTCATGAATAAACAGCCTGGAGACAGAGTCGCCTCCGAAGTTTTCACGCTCGAGGACGCCCCAAACCTTGTAGAACTCCCCGGATCCACGTCGTTCGACGACGAGGGGGTTCCGACGTACAACAAGCCGATAATAGAGAAGGGCGTACTTAAGACGTTGCTTCACAACACGAAGACAGCTACAAAATTCGGCGCTAAGACAACGGGTAACGCGGGGCTAGTGTTCCCGAGGTTATGGGCACTTAATGTCCCGCGCGGCGACTACAAGTTCGAGGAGCTCCTCGAAGAGATGAAGAACGGCCTCATTGTCACCAACAACTGGTACACAAGGCTCCAGAACTACGTGGAGGGAACTTTCTCCACAATAACACGTGACGCAATATTTATAGTAAAGGACGGGGAAATCGCGGGGGCCGCGAGGAAACTTAGGATTGCGGACTCGTTTCCAAGACTACTCCAAAACATTGTAGCGCTCGGAGACACGCCCTACGACATGTACTGGTGGGAGGTGGACGTACCGACGCGCACGCCATACCTCCTCGTAAAAGACCTTGGGACATCGAAGCATACGGCCTAA
- a CDS encoding transglutaminase-like domain-containing protein — protein sequence MEKSLGVAVLLILLAAVLQLPAVGSSRGVNTGVQVAYTVNGRFLLVNNNNVTVNDYVYISVPQNTSFQKSFIVKIEPTPIRLLRDEDGNTFAVALITASPRQKVWVNVTYKVIVTSYTIDEAQSRGLWPTGEILRRYTRSTRYWNIYNVTLVKIAYDTAYTDTPLQTVKKLASWVVSRVRYTVNLGRSGSDHALVYTGRGYAIVGDCVEVADVFITMARSLGVPARAAYGFLLRSYSEHMWLNMSTVESEGDAILEHWGGHMWPQAYIDPYGWIDVDMLDGMAPNVGQFSARHVIFGFEETKYYGSSLTSSCIPSYMTLSYIEYWFNGEIT from the coding sequence ATGGAGAAAAGTTTAGGGGTTGCTGTCCTCCTCATCCTGTTAGCCGCGGTACTCCAGTTACCGGCCGTTGGCTCGTCCCGCGGCGTGAACACGGGCGTCCAGGTAGCGTACACGGTCAACGGGCGCTTCCTCCTAGTGAACAACAACAACGTTACGGTCAACGATTACGTGTACATCTCTGTTCCCCAGAACACGAGCTTCCAGAAAAGCTTTATTGTAAAGATAGAGCCTACGCCTATAAGGCTCTTGAGAGACGAGGACGGGAATACGTTCGCCGTGGCGCTAATCACGGCTAGTCCGCGGCAGAAAGTCTGGGTTAACGTCACCTACAAGGTTATCGTCACGTCTTACACAATAGACGAGGCTCAGAGCAGGGGCTTGTGGCCGACAGGCGAAATCCTGAGGAGGTACACGAGGTCTACGAGGTACTGGAACATCTATAACGTGACACTGGTAAAAATTGCGTACGACACTGCCTATACCGATACGCCGCTCCAGACTGTTAAGAAGTTGGCTAGCTGGGTTGTCAGCAGGGTCAGGTACACGGTGAATCTGGGGCGGAGCGGTAGCGACCACGCCTTAGTGTATACTGGTAGGGGCTACGCGATAGTGGGGGACTGCGTCGAGGTAGCGGACGTATTCATAACGATGGCCCGCTCGCTCGGGGTTCCAGCGCGCGCCGCTTACGGTTTCCTGTTAAGGAGCTACAGTGAGCACATGTGGCTTAACATGAGCACAGTAGAGTCAGAGGGCGATGCCATACTGGAGCACTGGGGCGGCCACATGTGGCCTCAAGCCTACATCGACCCGTACGGCTGGATTGACGTAGACATGTTAGACGGGATGGCGCCTAACGTCGGGCAGTTCAGCGCCAGGCACGTCATCTTCGGCTTTGAAGAAACAAAGTATTACGGGTCGTCGCTGACGAGTAGCTGTATCCCGAGCTACATGACTCTAAGCTACATAGAGTACTGGTTTAACGGTGAGATCACATGA
- the arcC gene encoding carbamate kinase, with amino-acid sequence MKKILVIALGGNALIRRGQTGTFEEQVENVRHIAPSIARLTSEYRIVLTHGNGPQVGNLYLQQECAREIPAMPLHACVAMTQSLIGYMIQTAFSLCCPGIRVNVIPTRVLVDPDDPAFSNPSKPIGPYYPESNVENLAKKGWRLVYVQSRGWRRVVPSPKPRGIVELEQIKASVENSEITVAVGGGGIPVVDRGRGLEGVDAVVDKDLASSLLAVLLDADLFVILTDVEGVYREYGFPNQVLIRELCCKEAKRLLEAGYFPQGSMGPKVEAAVFFAEKTGRRALIGSLDRLEEVIKGESGTVVRRCVY; translated from the coding sequence GTGAAGAAGATTTTAGTCATCGCGCTCGGGGGTAATGCTCTCATTCGTAGAGGGCAGACGGGAACCTTCGAAGAACAAGTCGAAAATGTCAGGCATATTGCCCCCTCAATAGCCCGGCTTACAAGCGAGTACAGGATCGTGCTAACCCACGGGAATGGCCCTCAAGTCGGCAACCTTTACTTGCAGCAGGAGTGCGCGAGAGAGATCCCGGCAATGCCGCTACATGCTTGCGTGGCGATGACTCAGAGCCTGATAGGGTACATGATCCAGACTGCTTTTAGCTTGTGCTGTCCTGGAATCCGCGTCAACGTTATTCCAACGAGGGTTCTCGTAGACCCTGACGACCCCGCGTTCTCCAACCCGTCTAAGCCGATCGGGCCTTACTACCCAGAGAGCAACGTTGAAAACCTCGCGAAGAAAGGGTGGAGGCTTGTATACGTGCAGAGCCGAGGCTGGAGGCGTGTTGTCCCGTCTCCTAAGCCTAGGGGTATTGTCGAGCTCGAGCAGATAAAGGCATCAGTCGAAAACTCTGAAATCACGGTTGCCGTGGGGGGCGGCGGGATCCCGGTCGTAGATAGGGGTAGGGGGCTCGAGGGCGTGGACGCCGTGGTCGACAAGGATCTCGCTTCTTCACTCCTGGCGGTCTTGCTGGACGCAGACCTGTTCGTTATTTTGACAGACGTGGAGGGCGTCTACCGTGAGTACGGGTTCCCAAACCAGGTACTTATCCGCGAGCTGTGCTGCAAGGAAGCCAAGAGGCTCCTCGAGGCCGGTTACTTCCCTCAGGGCAGCATGGGGCCTAAAGTCGAGGCGGCAGTGTTTTTTGCTGAGAAAACGGGTAGGAGAGCCCTGATAGGTAGCCTTGACAGGCTTGAAGAAGTTATTAAGGGGGAGTCTGGTACGGTTGTCCGTAGGTGTGTTTATTAG
- a CDS encoding winged helix-turn-helix domain-containing protein, which yields MPRISVRAKVWISIDGEPLLGEGGYRLLKKIEETNSLVKAAKELGVSYSFAWRYMHRIEKLVGKRVVDTYRGGTRKGGATLTEEGRLLIRVYEEVRDQVDAIIKKIEEANLQL from the coding sequence TTGCCTAGAATATCTGTTAGAGCTAAGGTTTGGATATCAATAGACGGAGAGCCCTTGCTCGGCGAGGGCGGCTACAGGCTTCTTAAGAAAATCGAGGAAACAAATTCCCTAGTTAAGGCGGCCAAGGAGCTTGGCGTGTCTTACAGCTTTGCGTGGAGGTACATGCACCGCATCGAGAAGCTTGTAGGGAAGAGGGTAGTTGACACGTACAGGGGTGGCACGAGGAAGGGGGGCGCTACTCTAACCGAGGAAGGCAGGCTTCTCATCCGCGTATACGAGGAGGTGCGTGACCAGGTTGATGCAATCATTAAGAAAATTGAGGAAGCCAACCTCCAACTATAA
- a CDS encoding MoaD family protein: MARVKILLFATLRDKYGVKEIEAETSGSLREAVESAAKKLGEDFVNEVFEDNSYRNDRIILVNGRHIQFVGEASLKDGDVIAIFPPLAGG, translated from the coding sequence GTGGCAAGAGTTAAGATCCTTTTATTCGCCACCCTTCGCGACAAGTATGGTGTCAAAGAGATAGAGGCTGAAACCAGCGGTAGCCTTAGGGAGGCCGTAGAGAGTGCCGCGAAGAAACTTGGAGAAGACTTCGTAAATGAGGTCTTTGAGGACAACAGCTACAGGAACGATAGGATCATCCTAGTGAACGGCAGACACATACAGTTTGTGGGAGAGGCTAGCCTTAAAGACGGGGATGTGATCGCGATATTCCCGCCTTTAGCTGGTGGATGA
- a CDS encoding aldehyde ferredoxin oxidoreductase family protein, whose product MKGGYMGKILFVNLTDETIRTEPVDPQVAEKYIGGKGYSLYLFYYRYLKEYMKKGISPRDIDPLGPENVLVFGTGPLTGVAGVPSPGRHYVMTLRSPLTGSVGSANSGGEFGAYMKFAGYDMIVVEGASEKPVYLEVVNGHVEIKNASDLWGKNVFDTTRVLKNRVKAKNVSAACIGPAGENLVLFANIMNDEHRAAGRTGVGAVMGSKKLKAIVVAGDEKPQIAKPDEYRELSKNLIERIKKNPVTGEGLPKYGTAILINIINQAGMLPYKNWQFGYNPEADKISGETLEKTYLIGRRACWGCQISCGRVTKVPSGPYQILYSEGPEYESTWALGNSTGVMDLAAIVKANHLCDELGIDTISMGSTIAAAMELYEKGYIPEEDLQGLDLRFGNAAALVEAVWRTAYKVGFGAKLALGSKRLAELYGAPELSMSVKGLEMPAYDPRGAKGIGLNYATANRGGCHVTGYTISPEILGIPQKIDPLTPEGKAQWVKTFQDFTSVVNSAVNCLFVTFEIGVKDYADLFNTVAGFNFTADDLMKIGERIYNLERYIMSLYGFSAKDDTLPRRLTHEPMPEGPAKGQVVELDRMLKEYYQLRGWVDGVPTKEKLKELGIEI is encoded by the coding sequence ATGAAAGGCGGATACATGGGAAAAATTCTCTTCGTGAACCTCACTGATGAGACAATAAGGACAGAACCTGTAGACCCCCAAGTAGCCGAAAAGTATATTGGTGGTAAAGGGTACTCGCTGTACCTGTTCTACTATAGGTACCTAAAAGAGTACATGAAGAAGGGGATCTCCCCGAGAGACATTGACCCCCTCGGCCCCGAGAATGTCCTCGTCTTTGGCACTGGGCCTCTAACAGGTGTAGCCGGAGTACCCTCGCCCGGGAGACACTACGTCATGACGCTTAGATCCCCCTTAACAGGCTCTGTGGGCAGTGCGAACAGTGGCGGCGAGTTTGGAGCGTACATGAAGTTTGCCGGATACGACATGATAGTCGTCGAGGGGGCCTCTGAGAAGCCTGTGTACCTTGAGGTCGTAAACGGGCACGTGGAGATAAAGAATGCCTCGGATCTGTGGGGGAAGAACGTCTTCGACACGACTAGAGTCCTAAAGAACAGGGTTAAAGCCAAGAATGTGAGCGCCGCGTGCATAGGCCCGGCGGGCGAGAACCTCGTCCTCTTCGCGAACATCATGAACGACGAGCACAGGGCTGCCGGCCGTACTGGAGTTGGCGCAGTCATGGGTAGCAAGAAACTTAAGGCTATCGTTGTGGCCGGCGACGAGAAACCCCAGATCGCCAAACCAGACGAATACCGCGAGCTATCCAAGAACCTTATCGAGCGGATCAAGAAGAACCCTGTAACAGGAGAGGGCTTGCCGAAGTACGGGACAGCAATCCTAATCAACATCATAAATCAGGCTGGCATGCTGCCGTACAAGAACTGGCAGTTCGGCTACAACCCCGAAGCAGACAAGATCAGCGGGGAGACCTTGGAGAAGACTTACCTTATTGGGAGGAGGGCGTGCTGGGGCTGCCAGATAAGTTGTGGCCGTGTAACTAAAGTCCCTTCAGGCCCGTACCAGATCCTCTACAGCGAGGGACCTGAGTACGAGTCGACATGGGCTCTCGGCAATTCAACTGGCGTTATGGATCTGGCCGCTATCGTAAAGGCTAACCACCTCTGCGACGAGCTGGGCATAGATACGATTTCAATGGGCTCTACGATAGCCGCCGCGATGGAGCTCTACGAGAAAGGCTACATACCTGAGGAAGACCTCCAAGGCCTAGACTTGAGGTTTGGGAACGCTGCTGCTCTTGTCGAGGCAGTGTGGAGGACGGCGTACAAGGTGGGCTTCGGTGCCAAGCTGGCCCTAGGTAGCAAGAGGCTCGCCGAGCTGTATGGCGCGCCGGAGCTCTCAATGAGCGTGAAGGGCCTGGAGATGCCAGCATACGACCCACGCGGCGCCAAGGGTATAGGCCTGAACTACGCCACAGCGAACAGGGGCGGCTGCCACGTCACGGGTTACACTATCTCCCCGGAGATCCTCGGTATCCCGCAGAAGATTGACCCGCTGACGCCTGAGGGGAAGGCACAGTGGGTAAAGACGTTCCAGGACTTCACGAGCGTGGTTAACTCGGCTGTGAACTGCTTGTTCGTGACCTTCGAGATAGGAGTCAAGGACTACGCGGATCTATTCAACACTGTTGCAGGCTTTAACTTCACGGCGGACGATCTCATGAAGATTGGCGAGAGAATTTATAACCTCGAGCGCTACATAATGTCGCTGTACGGCTTCTCGGCCAAAGACGACACTCTACCGAGGAGGCTGACTCACGAGCCCATGCCGGAAGGCCCTGCGAAAGGCCAAGTCGTTGAGCTCGACAGAATGCTCAAGGAGTACTACCAGCTCCGCGGTTGGGTTGACGGCGTTCCCACAAAAGAGAAACTAAAGGAGCTCGGAATAGAAATTTAA
- a CDS encoding Mov34/MPN/PAD-1 family protein — MEVSPSLYFDGPGVRRVVVPNSILEELEQECRWECIAILLGTRVGGEYRVQEARRIEGTYVHGVFKINFRDWAGAIQGARLKGLEYIGLIHFHANSPPVPSPLDARRMAECPGEVWVIKSKTGVRAWVYESELRELELVVT, encoded by the coding sequence GTGGAAGTCTCCCCAAGCTTGTACTTTGATGGCCCCGGCGTCAGGAGGGTTGTTGTCCCGAACTCGATACTCGAGGAACTCGAGCAAGAGTGCCGCTGGGAGTGCATAGCCATACTGCTCGGCACTAGGGTTGGAGGCGAGTACCGCGTCCAGGAGGCGAGGAGGATTGAAGGTACATATGTTCACGGAGTATTCAAGATAAATTTTAGGGACTGGGCCGGAGCTATACAGGGTGCCAGGCTGAAGGGGCTCGAGTACATCGGTTTAATACACTTTCATGCAAATTCTCCTCCGGTTCCCTCGCCGCTGGACGCGCGTAGAATGGCCGAGTGTCCAGGAGAGGTCTGGGTCATAAAATCCAAGACCGGCGTCAGAGCGTGGGTCTATGAGTCCGAGTTACGTGAACTAGAGCTTGTTGTTACATAG
- a CDS encoding molybdenum cofactor guanylyltransferase has product MELVVLAGGAGKRLGGVYKPLVRVCGKPLILMLLEEASKYFGEITIVTHNRQQASAISSILGTLGGSVKVVEDLLETPSPLTGLYTASRTVNSETFTVVPADAPFIRGGSLVKLRQYLTDDYDAVVPRWPNGYIEPLIATYRRGAVRDVLGGNDFQRARVAWLLERIRTRYVDVTEVSADPHYEFFNINTLEDLEKARELCNNKL; this is encoded by the coding sequence TTGGAACTCGTCGTACTCGCGGGCGGTGCCGGCAAGAGGCTCGGCGGAGTATACAAGCCTCTAGTGCGCGTCTGCGGAAAGCCACTGATACTCATGTTGCTGGAAGAGGCGTCCAAGTACTTCGGTGAGATCACCATTGTAACGCATAACAGGCAGCAGGCGAGCGCTATCTCCAGTATCCTGGGCACGCTGGGGGGCTCTGTAAAGGTTGTAGAGGATTTGCTAGAGACTCCCTCACCTCTAACTGGCTTGTATACGGCCTCTCGTACTGTGAACAGCGAGACATTTACAGTAGTTCCCGCGGATGCTCCCTTTATAAGGGGTGGGTCGCTGGTAAAGCTCCGCCAGTACCTCACCGACGACTACGACGCCGTAGTGCCCCGGTGGCCTAACGGCTACATAGAGCCACTCATAGCAACCTACAGGCGGGGTGCTGTAAGGGATGTCCTAGGGGGCAACGACTTTCAGAGAGCCCGTGTTGCATGGCTGCTGGAGAGAATCAGGACAAGGTACGTGGATGTGACAGAAGTATCAGCAGACCCACATTACGAATTTTTCAATATAAATACGCTGGAGGATCTTGAGAAGGCAAGAGAACTATGTAACAACAAGCTCTAG
- a CDS encoding phosphate-starvation-inducible PsiE family protein: MERYVARFAGGLIVVLEALITVILAVAVIFSLWKLGMEAAKLAGEATFDRQHFVTFLDESLLMIVAVDLMRTLVGGIVEKKISVIVVLEAALIFIVREMITMELKIVSDVRLVLYVLVFLALFASWFISLRSRASISQHDEV, translated from the coding sequence ATGGAGCGATATGTTGCGAGGTTTGCGGGCGGCCTTATAGTAGTACTCGAGGCTCTAATAACAGTGATTCTAGCAGTAGCCGTAATATTCTCACTCTGGAAGCTTGGCATGGAGGCTGCAAAGCTTGCCGGTGAGGCTACTTTCGACAGGCAGCACTTCGTGACGTTTCTCGACGAATCCCTCCTCATGATCGTAGCAGTCGACCTCATGCGCACGCTAGTCGGGGGCATAGTTGAGAAGAAGATATCAGTGATAGTAGTCCTGGAAGCCGCCCTCATATTCATAGTCCGCGAGATGATAACCATGGAGTTGAAGATAGTCTCGGACGTGCGCCTCGTACTCTACGTCCTCGTATTCCTGGCACTATTTGCCTCCTGGTTCATCTCTCTACGAAGCCGAGCGTCGATCTCTCAACACGACGAAGTGTAG
- a CDS encoding ADP-ribose-binding protein translates to MDACFRLRRVLVELREGDITEVEADAIVNAANSYLKHGGGVALAIVKKGGDIIQRESDEYVARNGPVPEGQVAVTSAGKLKARYVIHAVGPKFGDPLGDEKLFNAFKNSLIKADELGLKSIAFPAISTGVYGYPYERCAEVAVKVLLSVVGELRNIERIIFCLYGAEAYRSFLEVFGRELRGYTSSC, encoded by the coding sequence ATGGACGCCTGTTTTAGACTCCGTAGGGTTCTCGTTGAGCTTCGAGAAGGTGATATAACCGAGGTGGAGGCCGACGCCATCGTCAATGCCGCCAACAGTTACTTGAAACATGGAGGAGGAGTTGCACTTGCAATTGTCAAGAAGGGCGGTGACATAATACAGCGCGAGAGCGACGAATATGTTGCTAGGAACGGGCCTGTCCCGGAGGGGCAAGTCGCCGTGACTAGTGCCGGCAAGCTGAAAGCTAGATATGTAATCCACGCGGTGGGGCCGAAGTTCGGCGACCCATTGGGAGACGAGAAGCTCTTCAACGCGTTCAAGAACTCTCTCATCAAGGCTGACGAGCTCGGCTTAAAGAGCATAGCTTTCCCAGCGATATCAACTGGGGTTTACGGCTATCCCTACGAGAGGTGTGCCGAGGTTGCCGTGAAGGTGCTTCTGAGCGTCGTTGGCGAGCTTAGGAACATCGAGAGAATAATTTTCTGTCTCTACGGGGCGGAGGCGTATAGGAGCTTCCTAGAAGTCTTCGGGAGGGAGCTGAGGGGCTACACTTCGTCGTGTTGA